Proteins co-encoded in one Phacochoerus africanus isolate WHEZ1 unplaced genomic scaffold, ROS_Pafr_v1 Scaffold_150, whole genome shotgun sequence genomic window:
- the LOC125119147 gene encoding LOW QUALITY PROTEIN: olfactory receptor 6C2-like (The sequence of the model RefSeq protein was modified relative to this genomic sequence to represent the inferred CDS: inserted 1 base in 1 codon), producing the protein MRNHSAVTTFIILGLTDDPQLEILVFIFLLITYMLSVTGNLTIISLVLVDSHLKTAMYFFLQNFSFLEISFTTACVPTYLHIISSGDKTITINACFSQIFFIVLFGATEFFLLAVMSYDRYVAICKPLHYMSIMNSRVCRNLILCCWVSGLLIILPPLGLSLHLEFCDSVIDHFXCDASPILKNSCSDTWFIEQLVIACAVLTFIVTLVCVVLSYIYIIRMILRLPSAQQRKKAFSTCSSHMIVVSMTYGSCIFMYIKPSAKDEVSINKGVSLLTTSVAPLLNPFIYTLRNKQVKQSFYDTLKRFVFHSKK; encoded by the exons ATGAGAAACCATTCAGCAGTAACAACGTTCATCATACTGGGTTTGACAGATGACCCACAACTAGAAAttcttgtttttatctttctgctgATCACATATATGTTAAGTGTAACTGGGAATCTGACCATAATTTCTCTGGTCTTGGtggattctcatttaaaaacagctatgtattttttccttcaaaatttctctttcttagaaaTCTCATTCACAACTGCCTGTGTGCCCACCTATCTGCACATCATATCAAGTGGGGACAAAACCATCACCATCAATGCCTGCTTCAGCCAAATCTTTTTTATTGTCCTCTTTGGAGCTACAGAATTTTTCCTCTTGGCAGTGATGTCttatgaccgctacgtggccatctgcaaacccctgcaTTACATGAGCATCATGAACAGCAGAGTCTGTAGGAATCTCATCCTCTGTTGCTGGGTATCTGGCTTATTGATTATCCTTCCACCCCTTGGCCTGAGTCTCCATTTAGAATTCTGTGACTCAGTTATTGACCATT GTTGTGATGCTTCTCCAATCCTGAAGAATTCCTGTTCAGATACATGGTTCATAGAGCAGCTGGTTATAGCCTGTGCTGTGTTGACCTTCATAGTGACCCTTGTGTGTGTCGTTCTGTCCTACATATACATCATTAGGATGATTCTAAGATTACCATCTgcccagcaaagaaaaaaagccttttctaCTTGTTCTTCCCACATGATTGTGGTTTCCATGACCTATGGCAGCTGCATCTTTATGTATATTAAACCTTCAGCCAAAGATGAAGTGTCCATTAATAAGGGAGTATCCCTGCTGACTACATCTGTTGCCCCTTTGTTGAACCCCTTTATTTATACTCTgagaaataaacaagtaaagCAGTCTTTCTATGACACTCTTAAAAGATTTGTGTTTCATTCAAAAAAGTAG
- the LOC125119148 gene encoding olfactory receptor 6C4, giving the protein MKNRTTFTEFILLGLTNQPEVQVVTFIFLFLTYLLSVLGNLTIIILTLVDPHLQTPMYFFLRNFSFLEVSFTSIFIPRFLTSLTTGNKVISFAGCLIQYFFAIFLGATEFYLLASMSYDRYVAICKPLHYLTIMNSRVCIQLVFCSWLGGFLAIFPPIFLMSQVDFCASNVLNHYYCDYGPLLELACSDTSLLELTVIFLAVVTLVVTLVLVTLSYTFIIRTILRIPSAQQRTKAFSTCSSHMIVISLSYGSCMFMYINPSAKEEGSFNKAIAVLITSITPLLNPFIYTLRNQQVKQAFKDTIKKIVKL; this is encoded by the coding sequence ATGAAAAACCGAACCACATTTACTGAGTTTATTCTCTTGGGTCTCACAAATCAACCTGAGGTCCAGGTGGTGACATTCATCTTTCTGTTCCTCACCTACCTGCTAAGTGTCCTAGGAAATCTGACGATCATCATTCTCACTCTGGTGGACCCCCACCTCCagacccccatgtacttcttcctccgGAACTTCTCCTTCTTAGAAGTTTCCTTCACATCCATTTTTATTCCCAGATTTCTGACCAGCTTGACAACAGGAAATAAAGTCATCAGCTTTGCTGGCTGcttgattcaatatttttttgctatatttcttGGGGCAACGGAGTTTTACCTCCTGGCTTCtatgtcctatgaccgctacgtggccatctgcaaacccctgcaCTACCTGACCATCATGAACAGCAGAGTCTGCATCCAGCTTGTGTTCTGCTCCTGGCTCGGGGGATTCCTAGCTATCTTTCCCCCAATCTTCCTGATGAGCCAGGTGGATTTCTGCGCCTCCAATGTTCTGAATCACTATTACTGCGACTATGGTCCCCTCCTGGAGCTTGCCTGCTCAGACACAAGCCTCTTAGAACTGACAGTCATCTTCTTGGCAGTTGTGACTCTGGTGGTTACTCTGGTGCTGGTGACTCTCTCTTACACATTTATTATCAGGACCATTCTGAGGATcccttctgcccagcaaaggacaaaggctttttccacttgttcttcccacatgattgtcatctctctctcttatgGCAGCTGCATGTTTATGTACATTAATCCTTCTGCAAAAGAAGAAGGTTCTTTCAACAAAGCAATAGCTGTGCTCATTACTTCAATTACTCCGTTGCTGAATCCCTTCATTTACACGCTAAGAAATCAGCAAGTGAAGCAAGCATtcaaagacaccatcaaaaagattgtgaagctttaa